A single genomic interval of Shewanella halotolerans harbors:
- a CDS encoding Lon protease family protein: MSISPLASDKLYRSSTLALLDPSIKSTKQLTPLNEIVGQERAQQAVEFAMSMKDKGYNIYAIGRNGLGKRTMVMRYLDRYDPNGHHQLFDWCYVVNFDDARTPKVLKLPRGQAQAFKADIENLMKRLVKALPLAFDNELYYSRAEKLKTQLAEKQESALGQITKEAAAKQISLSINPQGSYELVAMNGEEPHTESSFAELSSKEQAKLEKNIGSLESKLREVVRKFTAWEESYSDKQQKHDEQVAQEVLVHLLDSLKERYAQYPEVKAHLNEMHKDILDNLDIFLEQNEEQIALSYASLAKKMPRRYQVNVLVNHADIPMPIVIEESPNYHNIFGYIENATYKGTIFSDFSLIRPGSLHKANGGVLMIDAIKVLEQPYVWDGLKRALRSRKLSLSSLEREVTLSGTISLDPEAIPLDVKIILFGDYQTYQLLQHYDPEFKELFRVTADFEDEMPRTDASEVQYAKFISSIVVGNKMLHCDRGAIKRVIEFSARQADAQNKLSLHSADIANLLRESNYVARTSKSNMIRAGHVEQALHNHELRVCRLRDHVMQSFINGTTLIDTQDSVVGQINALSVVATSDHQFGAPSRITASVSLGEGAVFDIERKVELGGQIHSKGVMILTAYLATIFGQTDKIPLTTHLTFEQNYSGVDGDSASMAELCAIVSAFAKVPLRQDVAITGSMNQFGQAQPIGGVNEKIEGFFDVCKIKGRHKGQGVIIPRTNVQNLMLRADIVDAVSKGEFSIWAIDHVNEAVEILTGILAGERDFEFEDYPKDSLYAMADARLQKLRDHVKRTQKAKV, translated from the coding sequence ATGTCCATTTCTCCTCTTGCCAGTGACAAGCTATATCGTTCTTCCACACTTGCCCTACTCGATCCCAGCATTAAATCGACTAAACAGCTGACGCCGCTCAACGAAATTGTCGGCCAGGAACGCGCCCAACAGGCGGTAGAATTTGCCATGTCGATGAAAGATAAGGGCTACAACATCTACGCCATCGGCCGAAATGGTCTGGGTAAACGTACTATGGTAATGCGTTACCTGGACAGATATGACCCAAATGGGCATCACCAACTCTTCGATTGGTGCTATGTGGTGAATTTCGACGATGCCCGCACGCCTAAGGTGCTTAAACTACCTCGTGGTCAGGCCCAGGCCTTCAAGGCTGATATCGAAAACTTGATGAAGCGCCTGGTTAAGGCCCTGCCGTTGGCCTTTGACAACGAGCTTTACTATTCGCGGGCCGAGAAACTAAAGACACAGCTCGCCGAGAAGCAAGAATCGGCGCTGGGGCAGATAACCAAAGAAGCGGCCGCCAAGCAGATCAGCCTGTCCATCAACCCACAAGGCAGCTACGAGCTGGTCGCCATGAATGGTGAGGAGCCACATACCGAATCGAGTTTCGCCGAGCTAAGCAGTAAAGAACAGGCGAAGCTCGAAAAAAATATCGGGTCCCTCGAATCTAAGCTTAGGGAAGTGGTACGCAAGTTTACCGCCTGGGAAGAGAGTTATTCGGACAAGCAGCAGAAGCATGATGAGCAGGTGGCTCAGGAAGTCTTGGTGCATCTGCTTGACTCCCTAAAGGAGCGTTACGCGCAATATCCCGAGGTGAAGGCCCATCTTAATGAGATGCACAAAGATATCTTAGATAATCTGGATATCTTCCTTGAGCAAAATGAGGAGCAGATCGCCCTCTCCTACGCCTCCCTGGCTAAGAAGATGCCGAGGCGCTATCAGGTCAATGTGTTAGTTAATCATGCCGATATCCCCATGCCCATAGTGATTGAGGAGAGCCCTAACTATCACAACATCTTCGGCTATATAGAAAACGCTACCTATAAGGGCACCATCTTTTCTGATTTCTCACTAATCCGTCCTGGCAGCCTGCATAAGGCTAACGGCGGCGTGCTGATGATTGACGCCATCAAGGTGTTGGAGCAGCCCTACGTATGGGACGGCTTGAAGCGCGCCCTGCGCTCTCGTAAGTTGAGTCTCAGCTCATTAGAGCGCGAGGTGACGCTATCGGGTACCATCTCGCTGGACCCCGAGGCCATCCCATTAGATGTGAAGATCATTTTGTTTGGCGACTATCAGACCTATCAGCTGCTGCAACATTATGATCCTGAATTTAAAGAGCTATTCCGAGTCACCGCCGACTTTGAAGATGAGATGCCACGTACCGATGCCTCTGAGGTGCAGTACGCGAAATTTATCTCTAGCATAGTGGTGGGCAACAAGATGCTGCACTGCGACCGCGGCGCCATAAAACGTGTCATAGAGTTCAGTGCGCGCCAGGCCGATGCGCAAAATAAGTTGTCCCTGCATTCGGCGGATATTGCCAACCTGCTGCGGGAATCTAATTATGTGGCCAGGACGAGTAAGTCGAATATGATCCGAGCAGGCCATGTTGAGCAAGCACTGCATAATCATGAGCTCAGGGTCTGTCGCCTGCGTGATCATGTGATGCAAAGCTTCATCAATGGCACAACGCTCATCGATACCCAAGACAGTGTGGTTGGTCAGATCAATGCTCTGTCTGTGGTGGCGACCTCGGACCATCAGTTCGGTGCCCCCAGCCGTATCACCGCCAGTGTCTCACTCGGTGAAGGCGCCGTGTTTGATATCGAGCGCAAGGTAGAACTTGGCGGGCAGATCCACTCCAAGGGGGTGATGATTCTAACGGCGTATCTCGCGACGATTTTCGGTCAGACGGATAAGATACCGCTAACCACTCACCTCACCTTCGAACAAAACTATTCGGGTGTCGACGGTGATAGCGCCTCAATGGCGGAACTGTGCGCCATCGTCTCCGCCTTTGCCAAGGTGCCACTACGCCAGGATGTTGCCATCACAGGTTCGATGAACCAGTTTGGTCAGGCACAGCCCATCGGCGGCGTGAATGAGAAGATCGAGGGCTTCTTTGATGTCTGTAAGATCAAGGGTCGTCATAAGGGCCAAGGGGTGATCATTCCGCGCACCAATGTGCAAAATCTGATGCTTAGAGCCGATATCGTCGACGCCGTGAGCAAGGGAGAGTTCTCCATCTGGGCGATCGATCATGTCAATGAAGCGGTTGAGATCTTAACGGGTATTCTGGCTGGTGAACGTGATTTTGAGTTCGAAGATTATCCGAAGGACAGCCTCTACGCCATGGCCGATGCCAGATTGCAGAAACTGAGGGATCATGTGAAGCGCACTCAAAAGGCTAAGGTTTAA
- a CDS encoding manganese-dependent inorganic pyrophosphatase, whose translation MPMYVVGHKIPDSDSICGAIALAYLKNQIGEEAIAARLGEPSPETAFILERFGFEAPLYKEHYAGEQVYIVDHSELTQAPDDIAEATIVGIVDHHKLGDLTTSTPLECWIRPVGCSNTVIKMMYDFYNVEIPKDIAGIMMCAILSDTVIFKSPTCTTADIKCVEALAEIAGIEDYKALGMEMFKVKSAVEGTPVRDLVMRDFKDFNMNGNLVGIGQLEVIDLSVFDKVKAELEADIAALKAEGNRHSVLLLLTDIMKEGSEMLVVSDDADLTERAYGKATENGRVWLDGVLSRKKQVVPPLQEAFA comes from the coding sequence ATGCCAATGTACGTTGTGGGTCATAAGATCCCAGATTCAGATTCAATTTGTGGTGCGATTGCACTGGCTTACCTTAAAAACCAGATCGGTGAAGAAGCCATTGCCGCAAGACTGGGTGAGCCATCACCAGAGACCGCCTTTATCCTGGAACGCTTTGGTTTTGAAGCCCCGCTGTATAAAGAGCACTACGCCGGTGAGCAGGTTTACATCGTTGATCACTCTGAGCTGACCCAGGCACCGGACGATATTGCCGAGGCCACTATTGTCGGTATCGTCGATCACCACAAACTGGGTGACCTGACGACCTCTACACCGCTTGAGTGTTGGATCCGTCCTGTGGGCTGTAGTAACACAGTGATCAAGATGATGTACGATTTCTACAATGTCGAGATCCCGAAAGATATCGCCGGCATCATGATGTGCGCCATCCTGAGCGACACAGTGATCTTCAAGTCGCCAACTTGCACCACAGCCGATATCAAGTGTGTCGAAGCTCTGGCTGAGATCGCCGGCATAGAAGACTACAAGGCGCTTGGTATGGAGATGTTCAAGGTTAAGTCGGCTGTCGAAGGCACGCCGGTTCGCGATCTTGTGATGCGTGACTTTAAAGACTTCAACATGAACGGGAACCTGGTCGGTATTGGTCAGCTTGAAGTTATCGATCTATCAGTATTCGATAAGGTTAAGGCTGAACTCGAAGCCGATATCGCGGCGCTTAAGGCTGAAGGCAATCGCCACAGCGTGCTTTTGCTGCTGACCGATATCATGAAAGAAGGCTCTGAGATGCTGGTCGTGTCTGATGATGCTGACCTCACCGAGCGCGCCTATGGTAAGGCAACCGAAAACGGTCGCGTATGGTTAGATGGCGTACTCAGCCGTAAGAAGCAGGTGGTTCCGCCGCTGCAAGAAGCCTTCGCTTAA
- a CDS encoding GNAT family N-acetyltransferase translates to MQIENSERLRFELVTQEDALLLFDLNQDPEVMRYINGGKPSTMAEIEDYFIPRIQGFTNSENGWGLWKVTTLASESELGDTFIGWILVRPMDFYTDEPKHSDLEVGWRFAQVSWGKGYATEAAKAVCHALVKQSSGNGKAITHFSAIADPDNKGSINIMTKLGMEYIKNTSVDTPEGEVEVVLYRMAV, encoded by the coding sequence ATGCAAATTGAAAACAGCGAGCGTTTACGCTTTGAATTAGTCACACAAGAAGACGCACTGTTACTGTTTGATCTTAACCAAGATCCTGAAGTGATGCGTTACATCAATGGTGGCAAGCCTTCAACCATGGCCGAGATTGAGGACTATTTCATCCCGCGGATCCAAGGCTTTACCAATAGCGAAAACGGCTGGGGTCTGTGGAAAGTCACCACGTTAGCCAGTGAATCGGAACTTGGCGATACCTTTATCGGTTGGATCCTGGTGCGGCCGATGGATTTCTATACCGATGAGCCAAAGCATTCGGATCTCGAGGTGGGCTGGCGTTTTGCGCAAGTGAGTTGGGGAAAGGGCTACGCCACAGAGGCTGCCAAGGCGGTTTGTCACGCGCTAGTTAAGCAGTCTAGTGGTAATGGCAAGGCAATCACTCATTTCAGCGCCATCGCAGACCCGGATAATAAGGGGTCAATCAATATCATGACCAAGCTTGGCATGGAGTATATTAAAAATACTAGCGTCGATACCCCGGAAGGCGAGGTCGAGGTGGTGTTATACCGCATGGCGGTTTAA
- a CDS encoding porin: MKTFTLTLLAGSLFVAPQVIAEEVVDFYGRLDYSVTHSDSGSATHSGKNGTILENNFSRIGVKGQTALSADWSLFYKVEVGVNGASQDKSNNPFSARPTFIGFKHSKAGQLAIGRIDPVFKMSKGFADAFDNYSLKHDRLMPGDKRHGDSLEYNSPKWNKLQLGVSYLMEDNYFNDSDLRKDNGNYQVAVTYADKFFKASDFYFGVAYSDGIEDIKATRLVGHIKFDKLKLGTIIQQTELVNPTKTHYQERDGVGYIVSATYQIEQLLLKAQYGSDDSGTGKIAGRVYDVLGESVAAVPEVSQWAVGAEYRLSKSARIHTEIGQFDVKQYEDFDDTVMSLGLRYDF; encoded by the coding sequence ATGAAAACTTTCACATTAACATTATTAGCCGGTAGCCTGTTTGTCGCACCTCAGGTCATAGCCGAAGAAGTTGTCGATTTTTATGGCCGACTCGATTACTCGGTAACTCATTCCGATAGTGGTAGTGCAACTCATAGCGGTAAAAACGGTACTATTCTCGAAAACAACTTCAGCCGTATAGGGGTAAAAGGCCAGACTGCACTGAGCGCAGATTGGTCATTATTTTACAAAGTTGAGGTTGGGGTGAATGGCGCTTCTCAAGATAAAAGCAACAATCCTTTTTCTGCCCGTCCGACTTTTATTGGCTTTAAACATTCAAAGGCTGGCCAGTTAGCGATCGGGCGCATCGATCCTGTGTTCAAAATGAGTAAAGGTTTTGCCGATGCGTTTGACAACTATAGTCTAAAGCATGATCGGCTAATGCCTGGTGATAAGCGTCACGGTGACTCGTTAGAGTACAATAGTCCTAAGTGGAACAAGTTGCAATTGGGTGTTAGTTACCTGATGGAGGACAATTACTTTAACGACTCTGATCTACGTAAAGATAACGGTAACTATCAAGTTGCGGTAACCTATGCTGACAAGTTTTTTAAAGCTAGTGACTTTTATTTTGGCGTCGCCTATTCAGACGGTATCGAAGACATTAAAGCAACCCGTTTAGTGGGTCATATTAAGTTCGATAAACTGAAGCTAGGCACCATAATTCAGCAAACTGAACTCGTTAACCCGACTAAAACACATTATCAAGAGCGTGATGGTGTCGGTTACATCGTAAGTGCAACCTATCAGATTGAACAACTATTGTTGAAAGCTCAATACGGTAGCGATGATTCGGGTACGGGAAAAATTGCAGGTCGCGTATATGATGTACTCGGCGAGTCAGTTGCTGCTGTACCTGAGGTGTCTCAGTGGGCAGTTGGCGCAGAGTACCGTTTATCTAAGTCTGCTCGTATCCATACTGAGATAGGTCAATTTGATGTTAAGCAGTATGAAGACTTTGATGACACAGTCATGAGCTTAGGTTTACGTTACGATTTCTAG
- a CDS encoding FMN-binding protein, with translation MDGVHQVQAKGKKSQIVLEVKVEQGKIVDIKTKSHKETESLYLNAERLLPAIVKNNGHEGIDAVSGATYSSNGILKAVNALPRSSGIQPEYVAVGSKDKQGSDDFKLKWSIQPKLGLLVGDYYFEEARFRQGHMGSMTIVTDSQDKNDVILAEFNESGRPNYYTRLYQDVPKRMSEYNFSMGKKKGTAWVQSALTMEKLMVEQNKLTFEPNPNHDPKLANKLKEPNRLKYLGIDIVAGASNSIQQSMIPLTAKIHHRIHTDGSSLKFYQLAEKVLDEKGQWTGITAMLRIVVDPSTRQIVKAHFDEIFADEKEQIQDASLKKFYRQSKYDSIHYSEPARIGFNVMIDALNTHLQDGGSLFDINDLPATGDTGNYAATGFTKRSSSWDLYLAQAEKLYQKMRQDGVIAEHKHPASK, from the coding sequence GTGGATGGTGTTCATCAGGTTCAGGCAAAGGGGAAGAAGAGCCAAATTGTGCTAGAGGTAAAGGTGGAGCAAGGCAAGATAGTCGACATCAAGACTAAGTCCCACAAGGAAACCGAGTCCCTTTATCTAAACGCCGAGCGTCTACTGCCTGCTATCGTTAAAAATAATGGCCACGAAGGGATAGACGCAGTATCTGGAGCGACTTACTCGTCAAACGGTATCCTAAAGGCAGTCAATGCTTTACCACGTAGCAGTGGCATTCAGCCAGAGTATGTTGCCGTAGGGTCGAAAGATAAACAGGGCAGCGATGACTTTAAGCTGAAGTGGTCGATTCAACCTAAATTAGGCTTGCTGGTCGGTGACTACTATTTTGAGGAGGCTAGATTCCGTCAAGGTCACATGGGGAGCATGACCATAGTGACCGATAGTCAGGATAAAAATGACGTTATCTTAGCTGAGTTTAATGAAAGTGGTCGTCCTAACTACTATACGCGCCTGTATCAAGATGTGCCTAAACGTATGTCTGAGTACAACTTCTCTATGGGTAAGAAGAAGGGCACGGCATGGGTACAGTCGGCCCTGACGATGGAAAAGCTTATGGTGGAACAAAATAAGCTAACCTTCGAGCCCAACCCCAATCACGATCCTAAGTTAGCCAATAAGCTAAAAGAACCTAATCGCCTTAAATATTTAGGCATAGATATTGTTGCCGGTGCTTCAAACAGCATTCAACAATCTATGATCCCGTTAACCGCAAAGATTCATCATCGTATTCATACAGATGGCAGTTCGTTGAAATTCTATCAGCTAGCCGAGAAGGTTCTCGACGAGAAGGGACAATGGACTGGGATAACGGCCATGTTACGTATCGTGGTCGATCCTAGCACTAGGCAGATCGTCAAGGCCCATTTCGATGAGATCTTCGCCGATGAAAAGGAGCAGATTCAAGATGCTTCGCTGAAGAAGTTTTATCGCCAATCTAAATATGACTCTATTCACTATTCAGAACCGGCGCGCATAGGTTTCAACGTTATGATCGATGCGTTAAATACACACCTTCAGGACGGTGGCTCGCTATTTGATATCAATGATCTGCCAGCGACTGGCGATACCGGTAACTATGCCGCCACCGGCTTTACCAAACGCTCAAGTTCTTGGGACCTCTACCTAGCCCAAGCCGAGAAGCTCTACCAGAAGATGCGCCAAGATGGCGTGATAGCCGAGCATAAGCATCCTGCTTCTAAATAA
- a CDS encoding FAD:protein FMN transferase, whose protein sequence is MKKTLLLIFLAVSLLCVTTKHVIASEKQHFRLAKEKYSSEVLAQFYLCDDNAIINTEKDRITLTTLNYFGTSISITLYQAANEQTEATLCNALSVIQDYHYLASNYATYPHVTNVKTINQAPTSTHNIDPQLTELIANSIDWHKESQGYFNVALLPVIDLWREKRFRCLKNREACELPSEQSLQHAAEQVDINNIILDRQHNTITMAKGMGIDLGGVAKGWMVEKLFDQLRRDGATRFVINAGGNIRHYGQHPSGRNFITAIEDPVCKQSEYTLEKCQTQQGLYHEIIAGENLTVVSSGNYLRYFKVNGKQYHHIIDPNTLYPETEGVAVTVIMSNYHIYADIISTMLFLMPVEQGLGYVNERPWIEAVWYLNKQGDKVRSTGFNKYKIR, encoded by the coding sequence ATGAAAAAGACTCTATTACTAATTTTCCTTGCAGTTTCACTACTATGTGTCACGACCAAACATGTCATAGCTAGCGAAAAACAGCACTTTCGTTTGGCGAAAGAGAAGTATTCGTCGGAGGTATTGGCCCAATTTTATCTCTGCGATGATAATGCGATCATTAATACAGAGAAAGATCGCATCACGCTGACAACCTTGAACTATTTTGGTACCTCCATCAGCATTACCCTCTATCAAGCGGCCAATGAACAGACCGAGGCGACACTGTGTAACGCCTTGTCTGTGATACAGGATTACCACTATCTCGCATCAAACTATGCCACCTACCCCCATGTCACTAACGTCAAGACGATAAACCAAGCACCCACAAGCACCCATAATATCGACCCACAACTCACTGAATTAATAGCGAACTCTATCGATTGGCATAAGGAGAGCCAGGGCTACTTTAATGTGGCGCTTTTGCCTGTCATCGATCTCTGGCGAGAGAAACGTTTTAGGTGCCTGAAAAACCGTGAGGCCTGCGAATTGCCGAGCGAGCAGTCCTTGCAGCATGCTGCGGAACAGGTCGACATAAATAACATCATATTAGACAGACAGCACAACACTATCACTATGGCCAAAGGGATGGGCATAGACCTTGGAGGGGTTGCCAAAGGCTGGATGGTAGAAAAACTCTTTGATCAACTTAGGCGTGATGGTGCGACTCGATTTGTGATCAATGCAGGTGGAAACATTCGGCACTACGGACAACATCCCAGTGGTCGCAACTTTATTACCGCGATAGAAGACCCTGTTTGCAAACAGAGTGAATATACACTAGAGAAGTGCCAGACCCAGCAAGGGCTTTATCACGAGATCATCGCTGGTGAAAACCTTACTGTGGTTAGCAGCGGTAACTACTTAAGATATTTCAAGGTCAATGGCAAGCAGTATCATCATATTATCGACCCTAATACCCTCTATCCAGAAACAGAAGGTGTTGCGGTTACCGTAATAATGTCGAATTACCATATATATGCCGATATCATCTCGACCATGTTATTTTTAATGCCAGTTGAACAAGGGCTTGGATATGTAAATGAACGTCCTTGGATAGAAGCCGTTTGGTATTTGAATAAACAGGGTGATAAAGTAAGGTCGACAGGGTTTAATAAATACAAGATAAGATGA